The following proteins are co-located in the Solanum pennellii chromosome 8, SPENNV200 genome:
- the LOC107028030 gene encoding synaptotagmin-5-like has translation MGFFLGFFLGAALGIGLIVCFARFQNNRSTARIDLAKSITAFARMTVQDSRKLLPPEAYPSWVVFSQKQKLNWLNHHLEKMWPYVDEAASELIRTSVEPILEQYRPSILAALKFSKLTLGTVAPSFTGVSLLDGDPGEIIMELEMQWDGNPNIVLDIKTLVGVALPIQVKNIGFTGVFRLIFKPLVAELPCFGAVCYSLRHKKNLDFTLKVVGGDISAIPGVSDAIEGTIRDAIEDSITWPVRNIVPILPGDYSDLELKPLGVLQVKLIEAKELTNKDLIGKSDPFVELFIRPLRDRTKTSKVIDNCLNPIWNEHFEFIVEDISTQHLTIRVYDDEGIQAAEFIGCARIDLKILEPGKVKDVWLKLLKDLEIQRDTKNRGQVHLELLFCPFGMESVFMKGFKPDYALTTLEKALRPEAANFSQAISEKKGDILFRGVLSVTVISAEDVPVTDIMGKSDPFVVLIMKKSEQKNKTRVLNNTLNPVWNQTFDFVVEDGLHDLLILEVWDHDTFGKDRIGRCIMTLTRVILEGEFKDTFTLDGAKSGRLTFHLKWTPQPIIRD, from the exons ATGGGTTTCTTCTTGGGGTTTTTCTTAGGTGCGGCATTGGGTATTGGTCTGATTGTTTGTTTTGCTCGCTTTCAAAATAACAGATCCACAGCTCGCATTGATTTG GCAAAATCCATAACAGCATTTGCCAGGATGACTGTCCAAGATTCAAGAAAACTTTTGCCTCCTGAAGCATACCCTTCTTGGGTAGTCTTTTCACAAAAGCAAAAG TTGAATTGGCTTAATCATCACTTAGAAAAAATGTGGCCTTATGTTGATGAG GCTGCATCAGAATTGATAAGAACCTCCGTGGAGCCAATTCTTGAGCAATATAGACCATCTATCTTAGCTGctctcaaattttcaaagctCACATTGGGTACTGTGGCTCCATCATTCACAG GAGTTTCCCTTCTCGATGGTGATCCAGGAGAAATTATCATGGAGTTGGAAATGCAATGGGATGGAAATCCCAATATTGTTCTGGATATCAAGACTTTAGTTGGTGTAGCACTACCTATACAG GTCAAGAATATTGGCTTCACTGGTGTTTTTCGTTTGATATTCAAACCACTAGTTGCTGAGCTTCCTTGTTTCGGAGCTGTTTGTTACTCCTTGCGTCACAAG AAAAATTTGGATTTCACTCTCAAAGTTGTGGGTGGTGATATATCAGCTATTCCTGGAGTATCAGATGCCATTGAG GGTACAATACGGGATGCAATTGAAGATTCTATCACTTGGCCTGTCCGCAATATTGTTCCCATATTACCAGGAGACTATAG TGATCTGGAACTAAAGCCGCTTGGTGTATTGCAAGTCAAGCTCATCGAAGCCAAAGAGTTGACTAATAAGGACCTCATTGGGAAGTCTGATCCTTTTGTTGAGCTATTTATACGTCCACTACGTGACAGGACAAAAACCAGCAAAGTTATT GATAACTGCTTAAATCCGATTTGGAATGAGCACTTTGAGTTCATAGTTGAAGACATATCTACTCAACATTTAACAATTAGAGTGTATGATGATGAAGGGATTCAAGCTGCTGAATTCATCGGTTGTGCTAGAATAGATTTGAAAATCCTTGAGCCAGGTAAAGTGAAAGATGTGTGGTTGAAACTATTGAAGGATTTGGAGATCCAAAGGGACACCAAAAATAGAGGACAG GTACACTTGGAGCTTCTCTTTTGTCCTTTTGGCATGGAAAGTGTGTTTATGAAGGGATTTAAACCCGACTATGCACTAACTACCTTGGAGAAGGCCCTTAGACCAGAGGCAGCTAATTTTTCGCAAGCTATCTCTGAGAAGAAAGGGGACATCCTCTTTAGAGGAGTTCTTTCCGTGACAGTAATATCAGCAGAAGACGTACCTGTCACAGATATAATGGGGAAATCTGATCCTTTTGttgtattaattatgaaaaaatctgaacaaaaaaataaaacccgA GTTCTAAACAACACCCTTAATCCAGTGTGGAACCAGACATTTGACTTTGTAGTTGAAGACGGATTACACGATTTGCTCATTTTGGAGGTTTGGGACCATGACACCTTTGGGAAG GACAGAATTGGTAGATGCATCATGACCCTCACAAGAGTTATACTAGAAGGAGAATTTAAAGATACCTTTACCTTGGATGGTGCCAAGTCGGGGAGATTAACATTTCATCTTAAATGGACACCACAACCTATAATCcgagattaa